Proteins from one Amycolatopsis benzoatilytica AK 16/65 genomic window:
- a CDS encoding EAL domain-containing protein, which translates to MPAPADQVRFAFEPLYSLYSGSAVAIEAIGHPAGGWVPDLLEAGGQARLADTELDFAARAAFAAPPPMPGVSLHFNLTASTAGVPAERFIPLLQALERTGRRPADVVLEVTAPLAVPEPDRLLQGLNRLRDLGFRLAFDRLGAAGLPINLLAEAPIEMVKLDRATLRRLPSNATAVALVEALVQFATQTDLRLVATGIENDAELQVAQRAGIRLVQGNLFATGAPARVTPDRGDQPGTTAVSPAAGLRIPEFLRQAKTLPDDATCDDVHAILSAEHAPKAIVGLDRQARPQWTIDRMRFLLAVTGRYGHALYAGKPAAKLAGPPRLVDIGTGTRELLETIADGGAENSGDDLVVIDASGRYQGVVRPNEVMRRMAAVKVEAAVALNPLTRLPGSDAIAHAVSRRAGAGRPFVVAWLDIDHFKRLNDTAGFAAGDDLIRALGRALTDHAKRLRDATVGHVGGDDFLIVCGVEDITTLADAVLGHDWSVDGHPVTLSLASLVWTGTAASSYRESARLLAPLKKQAKDIVGTSWINSWPGAGRAQVLRGDDRSRALASHR; encoded by the coding sequence GTGCCCGCCCCTGCCGACCAGGTTCGCTTCGCCTTCGAGCCGCTGTACAGCCTTTACAGCGGCTCCGCGGTGGCCATCGAGGCAATCGGGCATCCCGCCGGCGGGTGGGTGCCGGACCTGCTCGAAGCAGGCGGCCAGGCGCGGCTCGCGGACACCGAACTGGACTTCGCGGCCCGGGCCGCGTTCGCCGCGCCCCCGCCGATGCCAGGTGTGTCGCTGCACTTCAACCTGACCGCGAGCACGGCCGGCGTGCCGGCGGAGCGGTTCATCCCGCTCCTGCAAGCGCTGGAACGCACGGGGCGCCGTCCCGCCGACGTCGTCTTGGAGGTCACCGCGCCGCTCGCGGTGCCGGAGCCGGACCGATTGCTCCAGGGCCTGAACCGGCTGCGCGACCTCGGCTTCCGGCTCGCGTTCGACCGGCTCGGCGCGGCCGGGCTGCCGATCAACCTGCTCGCCGAGGCGCCCATCGAAATGGTCAAGCTGGACCGCGCCACGCTGCGCCGGCTGCCGTCGAACGCCACGGCCGTCGCGCTGGTCGAGGCGCTGGTCCAGTTCGCCACCCAGACCGACCTCCGTCTGGTCGCGACCGGGATCGAGAACGACGCCGAACTGCAGGTCGCGCAGCGGGCCGGAATCCGGCTGGTGCAAGGGAATCTGTTCGCCACCGGCGCGCCCGCGCGGGTCACCCCCGACCGCGGCGACCAGCCGGGCACGACGGCCGTCTCCCCCGCCGCCGGGCTGCGCATCCCCGAGTTCCTCCGCCAGGCCAAGACCCTGCCCGACGACGCGACCTGCGACGACGTGCACGCGATCCTGTCCGCCGAGCACGCGCCGAAGGCCATCGTCGGGCTCGACCGGCAGGCACGTCCACAGTGGACGATCGATCGGATGCGCTTCCTGCTGGCCGTCACCGGGCGGTACGGGCACGCGCTGTACGCGGGCAAGCCCGCGGCGAAGCTGGCCGGGCCGCCGCGGCTGGTCGACATCGGCACCGGCACCCGCGAGCTGCTCGAAACGATCGCCGACGGCGGGGCCGAGAACAGCGGCGACGACCTGGTCGTCATCGATGCCTCCGGCCGTTACCAGGGCGTGGTGCGGCCCAACGAGGTGATGCGCCGGATGGCGGCGGTGAAGGTCGAGGCCGCGGTCGCGCTCAACCCGCTCACCCGGCTGCCCGGCAGCGACGCGATCGCACACGCCGTCAGCCGCCGCGCCGGAGCCGGCCGGCCGTTCGTCGTCGCCTGGCTGGACATCGACCACTTCAAACGGCTCAACGACACCGCCGGGTTCGCGGCGGGCGACGACCTGATCCGTGCTCTCGGCCGCGCACTGACCGACCACGCGAAACGCCTCCGCGACGCCACCGTCGGCCACGTCGGCGGCGACGATTTCCTGATCGTCTGCGGCGTCGAGGACATCACGACGCTCGCCGACGCGGTCCTCGGCCACGACTGGTCCGTCGACGGCCACCCAGTCACGCTCTCCCTAGCAAGCCTCGTGTGGACCGGCACGGCAGCGAGTTCGTACCGCGAAAGCGCGCGGCTGCTGGCGCCGTTGAAGAAGCAGGCCAAGGACATCGTCGGGACCAGCTGGATCAACAGCTGGCCGGGCGCGGGACGGGCGCAGGTGCTTCGCGGCGACGACCGGTCGCGCGCGCTGGCGTCCCACCGGTGA
- a CDS encoding MarR family winged helix-turn-helix transcriptional regulator encodes MRYRHADVALAVKRLQHRHHRALSQELAPLGLSLVQWDTLRHLHNHPDASLHDLAVLTFQTDQSFGTLAVRMAERGLIERVPGPGRAVRHRLTEKGAQLRAAGQERVDAVVKSSFSALSAAQLNQLGELLDVALGPDEA; translated from the coding sequence ATGAGGTACCGCCACGCCGACGTCGCACTGGCCGTCAAACGCCTGCAGCACCGCCACCATCGCGCGCTGAGCCAGGAGCTGGCGCCGCTAGGGCTTTCGCTCGTGCAGTGGGACACGTTGCGCCACTTGCACAACCATCCGGACGCGTCGCTGCACGACCTCGCCGTGCTGACCTTCCAGACCGACCAGTCGTTCGGCACCCTCGCGGTCCGGATGGCCGAACGCGGCCTGATCGAACGCGTCCCCGGCCCAGGGCGAGCGGTGCGGCACCGGCTGACCGAGAAGGGCGCGCAACTGCGCGCGGCCGGGCAGGAGCGGGTGGACGCGGTGGTGAAGTCGTCGTTCAGCGCGCTTTCCGCGGCTCAGCTCAATCAGCTGGGGGAGTTGCTGGACGTCGCGCTCGGGCCGGACGAGGCGTAG
- a CDS encoding VOC family protein, whose translation MHLASLRIITADVDRLVAFYERVTGLAARRPAPQFAEFAGPAGSATLAIGSAETMTLFGPGAAVPESNRTVIVEFQVADVDAEHDRLRPLLDEVVQHPTTMPWGNRSLLFRDPDGNLVNLFAPVTEAAKARLAR comes from the coding sequence GTGCACCTGGCTTCCCTTCGGATCATCACCGCGGACGTCGACCGGCTGGTCGCGTTCTACGAGCGGGTGACCGGCCTGGCCGCGCGCCGGCCCGCGCCTCAGTTCGCCGAGTTCGCCGGTCCGGCCGGATCGGCGACGCTGGCGATCGGCAGCGCGGAGACGATGACGCTGTTCGGTCCGGGCGCGGCCGTTCCGGAATCGAACCGGACGGTCATCGTGGAATTCCAGGTCGCCGACGTGGACGCGGAGCACGACCGGTTGCGGCCGCTGCTCGACGAGGTGGTGCAGCACCCGACCACGATGCCGTGGGGCAATCGGTCGCTGCTGTTCCGCGATCCGGACGGCAATCTGGTCAATCTGTTCGCGCCGGTGACCGAGGCGGCGAAGGCGCGGCTCGCGCGGTAA
- a CDS encoding phosphoribosyltransferase family protein: MTSALLDRFRWVDGHADVWSVFRDGKSLAAVVRALAEPFRDAGVTAVCGIESRGFLLGGAVAVELGVGFVAVRKAAGLFPGEKLARETAPDYRGLRQVLRVQRSALAPGDWVLLVDDWIETGSQALVVRELVSEAGAELAGCAVLVDQLDPELRERVGRVHGLLSAEELPPG, translated from the coding sequence ATGACAAGCGCGCTGCTGGACCGGTTTCGGTGGGTCGACGGCCATGCCGACGTGTGGTCGGTCTTCCGGGACGGGAAGTCGCTGGCCGCGGTGGTCCGGGCGCTCGCCGAGCCGTTCCGGGACGCCGGGGTGACCGCGGTGTGCGGGATCGAGTCCCGCGGGTTCCTGCTGGGCGGGGCGGTCGCGGTGGAGCTGGGCGTCGGGTTCGTCGCGGTGCGCAAGGCGGCTGGGCTGTTCCCCGGCGAGAAACTGGCCCGGGAGACCGCACCGGACTACCGGGGCCTGCGCCAGGTCCTGCGGGTGCAGCGGTCGGCGCTGGCGCCAGGCGACTGGGTGCTGCTGGTGGACGATTGGATCGAGACCGGCAGTCAGGCCCTGGTGGTGCGCGAGCTGGTGAGCGAGGCGGGTGCGGAGCTGGCCGGCTGCGCGGTGCTGGTCGATCAGCTGGACCCGGAGCTGCGCGAACGGGTCGGGCGGGTGCACGGGTTGCTGTCCGCGGAGGAATTGCCGCCGGGCTGA
- a CDS encoding helix-turn-helix transcriptional regulator, translated as MTRPIARVLALLEILQRGGTRTVADLAERLGVDERTVRRYAEHLLDLDIPVRSVRGRYGGYRLAPGYRMPPLMLTDEEALAVLLGLVAGRRAGLVTTSVAAAESAVAKVRRVLPEALGRRLDALLEVADFTSPARAPLTAEAEVLLAVAEAARDRRPVKLAYTAAHGRRSERVVEPYGVVAHSGRWYLTGFDTAAGQVRTFRVDRVASAVPQEGTFAAPTGFDPAERVLASIAEAPHRHVVSVRIEATADEIRAVFPPSIAVLEHDDPWVRARIQAERLDWIPARLAALDRPFVIEQPAELRALTRAMAGRLSGYASSGPSATSSNSPS; from the coding sequence ATGACCCGTCCGATCGCCCGCGTGCTCGCCCTGCTGGAAATCCTGCAGCGCGGCGGCACGCGGACGGTCGCCGACCTGGCCGAGCGGCTTGGCGTGGACGAGCGCACCGTCCGCCGATACGCGGAGCACTTGCTGGACCTCGACATCCCGGTCCGCTCGGTCCGCGGCCGCTACGGCGGCTACCGGCTGGCCCCCGGGTACCGGATGCCGCCGTTGATGCTGACCGACGAGGAAGCGCTCGCGGTCCTGCTCGGCCTGGTCGCCGGCCGGCGCGCGGGCCTGGTCACCACGTCGGTCGCCGCCGCGGAAAGCGCGGTCGCGAAGGTGCGCCGCGTACTTCCCGAGGCGCTCGGCCGCCGGCTGGACGCGTTGCTGGAGGTCGCCGACTTCACCTCGCCGGCGCGCGCACCTTTGACGGCGGAGGCCGAAGTGCTTCTCGCGGTCGCCGAAGCGGCGCGAGACCGCAGACCGGTCAAGCTCGCCTACACCGCCGCGCACGGACGGCGCAGCGAGCGGGTCGTCGAACCGTACGGCGTCGTGGCGCATTCCGGCCGCTGGTACCTGACCGGCTTCGACACGGCCGCCGGACAGGTGCGCACGTTCCGCGTCGATCGCGTCGCCAGCGCTGTTCCACAGGAAGGAACCTTCGCCGCGCCAACGGGTTTCGATCCGGCGGAGCGAGTCTTGGCCAGCATCGCCGAAGCACCGCACCGGCACGTCGTGTCCGTCCGGATCGAAGCGACAGCGGACGAAATCCGCGCGGTCTTCCCGCCGTCCATCGCCGTCCTGGAGCACGACGATCCCTGGGTGCGCGCCCGGATCCAGGCCGAACGGCTCGACTGGATCCCGGCCCGGCTGGCCGCACTCGACCGGCCCTTCGTCATCGAACAGCCCGCCGAACTCCGCGCCCTGACCCGCGCGATGGCCGGACGGCTTTCCGGCTACGCCTCGTCCGGCCCGAGCGCGACGTCCAGCAACTCCCCCAGCTGA